TAAAAATGTCTGGAAAATTATCGTAGAGATTGACGGATTACATCACCGTCTCGGCACCAGCGATCATTGACCTCACTGAATTGCGGTCTCTGAAAAGATGAAAATCCCATTTGGCCATATTTCTGGGCCCATTTGGCACTGGTCACACAATTTCAGTGACATTAGCGCAGATTTCTGCCCTCCCCTCCACTGCAAAAGGTCGTCGATAGGTTGGATCCCTGTCGCAACCTAAGCCCGCCGCGGGGAGTtccatccatcgccaagTACTTGTAGTGTCCAGGGCAGGGATAGGGGCATTCGCCATGAAGCCACCTGAAGCGGCGCCCAGTGGCAGCGCCGGTGCCCAGCGTGTCCGAGGGGAGAGCTGCGCCGTAATTTGGACCGGATTTTTTGCTGGTTAGGTTGGAGGTTCCACGTCCGGTCAGTCCTAGCCAACCTTAACCAAATACcaacctcaccaccaccacattCTCGCGCCTTTCTCACaaaaccatcaccatccactTCACCGTCGTCTtactcttctcctcctcacaGCGACCTCCTCGCAACTTCTGAGCTTCCACTGCGCATCCCTACCCGCGCAGACGCCGCCTGCAGCTTTACACAAGTCATTGGCCCCTCGTCTTCCCCTCCCTCGCTCCTCTGTTCGCCTGCGCAAGCCTGCCCGCAACCCCGCACCCGCACCCGGCCACTTGCACGTTGCCCGACCACAGAGACGCGCCGGATCGGATGGATACCTGAGCCAATTCCATTGCCTTTTTGCGGTTCATTGCAGCCAGGGGGATTGTCGAGGTACGAGTGCAATCGCCATGTGCATCCGGTGGCCTAGCCACGAGTAGCAAGAGGCGGCGCATCAGGAAAAAGAAACGCATGCTAACGGCTGAGTCTATTTCAGATCCCGCCGAGAaacctcctcgtcgaccCCTCCTCGAAGTTCGTGAACCATCATCGACCTCGTCCCGCGAACATCACCTGTTTTGGGCATATCATGGTTGAGAGGTGGCTTCTCATGATACAGTTTGGGTAGAAGCTCCGCAGCACCCGCATCCCTGTTCGCGCATCCGCCATCACCTCCCAAGTGCAATATCTGCACCCGACGCAACACAATTTTCAACCCGCTCAAGGGCCATCGATCCCGATATCACAAACCAGCGTGCCTCTTTGGGCTTCTTCGTCCCCGGTCTTCTGCAACCTTCATCCTCCGGCGACAAGGCCCCCAGTCGCTTTGGTCGCAGTCTAGAGTTCTAAAGGTCTAGACCGCCCGCTGCGAGCCTCCGTCTAGCTCCAAAAATCGCACCATCTGCTTCCCCTCCATCCCTCCTCTTCGTACCCATCGAATCGATCGCGTCCCGTCTCCCGATCGACAGCTCCCCGCGGTCCTTGCAAGCTGTCTCTCGTGACCTCGACGCCGCCTTATCGAATTTTGTTCTACCACCTGTTTTCCGCTGTTGGCAGAAATCCCGATCCTCCACCATCACAACTTGCTCAACAGTCTTGCTTCGTCTCTTTTACCTAGGTAGCTCCGCCGTGCCCTTCCGATGTCCGCCTCCGGCTCGGTTCCGGCCACGCCGGACGACTCGTCCTTGAAGGAGTTTTCCACACCTGCGTCTCCAGGCTCTGAAGACTCGTCCGAACCAAGCACACCGCTCGAATCTCCCAGCCACGACAGCCCCGATGAGCTCCCGAGAAGAATGCCGTCGTTACGGTCCGTGTCTGATCCCCCCAACATGAACCCGAATTCGACAGCCATGGGTCTCTTGGGTATGGCTAGACATCCTGTGTCGACGTCGTCAAGCTTCGCCGGAAGCGGTGGTGCCTCGGTAGAAAAcagcatcatggccaaggcgCGGGCGTTACATCAACAGCGAATGCAGAAAGGCATGTCGCCCGCTGGCGGTGGCCCTATGTCGCCTGCGGGACAGTCGCCAACGGGTAGCATGTCAAACGGTTTCCCCGCGAATCTGCGCATGCCTCCTAATATGCAACGGCCAAGCCCCGTCTCACATCCCAGGTCCGCTCCCATCCTCCCGAAACCGTCATTGAGCGAGAGGAGGGCCAAGATGGGCGGTGGTATGGGCATGAAGCTGTCTGATATGGGCGGAGCAAGCCCTGCCCCGACCACCGGCATGAGGCGAACAGGTCCTCCCGGGAAGTTGTCGGACATTACAGGCGACAAGCCTGGCCAGCCACAATCGAACGGAACGGGTCCTACAGGTCAGGGGTCGAAGATGGACGACTTTAAGAAATACATCGACACTGAGAAGGGTTGGGTGACGTTTGATGGCGCTGCCACAATTACACGGACCGGAGTCAACTTTGCCAACGGCCAGACCTTTAGCATCTCACTCGACGAGGTGGAAACGTTGGCAGAGCTGGGCAAGGGTAACTATGGAACCGTCTACAAGGTGAGGCATGCCAAGAGGAGAGTTCCCCGGTTCGGTCAAGGTCTCGGTGGAAAGCCCGTCCCTGTCCAGTACTCGCAGTCGGACCCAACACCAGTAAGGCCGGCCGAGGATGGTGCCGACTCAGAAAAGAGCGACGGCACAACCGGgaccatcatggccatgaaggAGATGCGGTTGGAGCTTGACGATGCCAAGTTCACAACTATTCTGAAGgagctcgtcatcctccaCGAATGTGTTTCACCTTACATTATCGACTTTTACGGTGCCTTCTTCCAAGAGGGCGCTGTTTACATGTGTATCGAGTACATGGACGGCGGGTCCATCGACAAGTTGTACAACGGAGGTATCCCAGAGAATGTGCTACGAAAGATCACATACTCGACAGTCATGGGTCTCAAGTCCCTCAAGGACGAGCACAGCATCATCCACCGTGATGTCAAGCCGACAAACATCCTGGTCAACACACGCGGCCAGGTCAAGATCTGCGATTTTGGCGTCAGTGGTAACCTCGTGGCCAGCATAGCCAGGACAAACATCGGCTGTCAGAGCTACATGGCGCCGGAACGAATCTCTGGTGGCGGTTTTGCACAGGCAGGCAACGCAGACGGGTCATACAGCGTCCAGAGCGATGTCTGGAGTCTAGGTCTGACCATTATCGAGTGTGCCAAGGGTGCCTACCCTTACCCGCCTGAGGTGTCATCCACCATCTTTAGCCAACTGAGCGTAAGTGACCTCATATATCTTCAACCATGCCAGATAACTAACTGGATCAACAGGCCATTGTCGAGGGCGAACCACCGGCTATGCCAGAAGAGGGCTACTCGGATACGGCCAAGGACTTTGTCAGAGCGTGCCTCCACAAGATCCCCATGAAACGACCAACCTATGCCATGATGCTGAAGCACGCATGGCTTAGCGAATTCAGCAAACCCCAAACGATTACTGAAGAGGCGGAGGAAGGAGACGAGGTCGAGAAGGTGGCAGAAGCTGTCGGCAAGATTGACCTGAAGTCATCCACTGAAGACGCCGAGGTAGCAGAATGGGTCAACAACGTGTTGCGCCGAAAGGGAGAAGGCCTGGATAGTGACGGGCCGGCGAGACCAGCATTGCACACAGCACCACTCGACACTGTTAGTCCGGTCTCGAGCCCGAACAATGCATGAGTGCCGCAGCGAGGATGTCAAAGCATCAACGGAGAAAACGAACGAAAACGTTGACCCGCCAACAGAGCAGGTATCTGGTTGGTGAAACAGAAGAGGGATTCTGAAGGCAGACAGGCAGGCATGGTGCAATAGATCCATGTGATGGCTCAGCTTGCAGTTCTACCTTTGTTGACGAGACAACAAGCACTGTATTGCTTGCGGGATTTGTCTATCCCCTCTGTTGGTCCACATTTGCTATTGAATTGAATTTTCCTGGAAAACGCCCTGTACACGCTTTGGGATGGTTTTAGACGGACATGGGTTGGATCTATGCATATTTCTTTTATGGACGAACAGAACTAAATAGGGGTGAAGGGGTGGCGGTTTGGGAACGGCCAGCGCACCACATTTTtgttcctcttttttttgttttgttttgtttcctCATGTACGTATACGAAGGGATGGAAAAGTGAATGACACGAGAAGAAGGGATGGGAAGACAAAGAGAGGGCTTTGAGGGCGACTTCGGGCTTTCGTTGGGTTAAGAAtggctgagatgagatgagatgcatAGTGAGTGGGAGGATGTGTGAAGTAagacaaggaggaggaacaagaGAAATAAATGGAAAAAGTTGAATACCATCGTGGTCGGTCAGCATACTGAATGAATTTGTGAGTGAGCAAGGTTTCCATCGATCAACGGTCATCGAGTTGGATGTGCTTTGAGGGACTCTTGGCTGTGAGTCTTGTTTAAAGCCAGAGCATATTCTCAAAAGGGTCAAGAAACAAACGAGGCAAAGCATCTAATAACTCCTCTCTAAGGTCATGACTTCTATGATGAGTGGGCGAGGTTtcataaaatactaaaatgaTTAAAGAGATATGATAAGAGAAACCTTCCATGGGTCTCTTCTATGATATTTGTAATCATAttctacttttattactatcCTTAGAGCAGGATGTGCTCATTCCTTTGCCAAGATCGGTGTCTCGTTTGTTTCTTGGCCCATGTGGTAGTTCCTATCCTtgagccttgagcttggcctggCTGTCGGCAAACTAGGTAGCACGTAAGACGCCGAATTGACTGTCGAAGATGGAGATGCCCGCCCCAGAGTAGGACGATATAGAGCACCCATATCATTCCTCAGGCGTTTCAGTTAGGGGTACTGCTCTTTCAGTAGGCCTTCAACAGCATGGTGGTGGCGGTATCATCGCTCGGCCAGATCAGCTCTTCCCAATGGCATATCTTGTCCCAGATGCTATACATGAAGCCACAGAAACCGAGAATGGGGAGTGCTACCAAAGCTGGGCCACGATCCCAAGTCTTCTTTTGGGGGCTGGGGCTTTACAACATCAGCTTATCTAGAAAGCAAGATGAGAGGTACTTAGAAAACGTACAAGTCTGTAAAGTAACGCTTCCCCTCTATTCCGGGCTTCCAGTTTATGTCGAAGATGGTATTCGTCCAGTCTGCGTCGAGGGGGATAGATTCCCAGCCAGGGACTGGTGGGAGAGGCTTCACTTCCGAGTCGGTAGACGCCGGCATCGTCTCTAGAACGATCGTAGTAGTGGCAGGTGTATTCTATCGGGAGGCAGAGGGTAAAGACGTGTCTATCAGGAAGCAGACCAGATATGGGCCATGTATTTTTATACGTTTAACCACTTTATGAAGATGTCATAGGCGCAATGCCTGGCGCCTTCAAACTTCAAATAACCTTCGTTGAGATGCATGGCAAAAGCTTGATGTCGAGCATGGTATAGTAAACAAGCTATTTCCCCCCTACGGCCAGCTTGTTTCCTCTCTCCATGTCTAAACTAAGCGGCCAGGATGTATGTTTAGTCAAAGTTACTACACGGCACATTGCGCCAAAGATGAACCCAGGTCACGAAGCTATCCATGGATGGCAACAAAGCTGACTGCTACACTGGGAAACTGAGGCACTGCGTTATTCATTGTATTATCTCGCAATAGGTATCATTCATTACAGTTTGATGTGATTAATCGCTCATGACTCGGGGACAAAACGTCGACATTACTCCTGGAGCATGCTTGAATGCCACCCTCCCAAGAAAAAAGACATCGTGTATACAACAGCCCGAGCAGCGTGCTCGGGTGATAGATGGATGGTGGCCGAGATGTGAGCGTATTACGTTAGGTCTTGCTACCGCTGCCGGCCTGGGCAGCGGCAGTGGTGGTTTCAGAGGGGATAgtggtggtgttggccaCATCATCTTCGTCTGCTCTGGCTGTCGAGTCAACAGTTTCGGTGTTGACAGGACGGTTGCCTTCATCTTGAACAGGACGAAGCTCAACATGGTCCTGGCCTCGGGCTTCACCCTCAGCCGACGCACCAGCACCATCCCCTTCCGCGTCCCGCACGGCGGCCGTTGCCGGCTTCAAGGGCGTCATCCCGCGCTACGAGTAGTCGTCCTTGACGCGGCGGCCATCGTAGCCCGTGGTGCTGCGGACGCTGCGGTTTCGTCGCCAGGTGCGGCCGCTGTAGCCGCCCCCGCTGGACGACTTGTCACCGCGCaggcccaagaagaagagcacggtggcgaggaagagagcCGCCCAGGAGGCCCAGCCAAAGCCAAAGGCGTACCTGCCGAGGGAGGCGGAGCGTCCATCAGACTTGAAGGCATCACGGGCCATGACAAAGGTGGCACTTGAGGTTGTTAGTGAGTTGAATTTTCGTTGTGGGTGAGGGAATACATACGTCATCAGGGACATGGCAACTGAGGAGCACAGCAGAGCCAGGGCCGAGAAGCATCCCGAGATGGCAGAGCCAAGACGACCGCAGCAGGCGAGGAAACCAGTAAAGAAGGCGAGCGTCTCAAAGAAGAGGGTGATGAGGATAAACACCCATCCGAAGCGCCAGAGCAAAAAGTACTTGCCCGAGGTTCGGTCACCATCACTGCCGCCGACCAACGAGTCCGGTGCACCGGAGGGGTTCGAGCTCCAGGCACGGCCGATGGAGGGCGCAGGACGAGCACCGCTGCAGTCCTTGTTTCCGGCACCACAGATGTAGAAAAAGGTCCACTGGGTGACGTCGCGGGCGCCGGTGATGTCGCTTGTGTCGGCGCGGAGGAAATAGGTCTTGTTGAGGGGCGTGGTGTTGTTAAGGCCCGAGAGAATGATGAaccagaggaagaggagggacgcggcgaggaggacgagggccGCGAGGCCGAGGGGGGCGTCTGGAATCACGATTAGTGGTGATGTTAGATTTTTGGTGTTTAGGGGCAAACTCACGCTTTGCCATTGTGACTGATTTTCGAGAGAAGCTGAGCAAACCCGGTCTGACTGGCAAAAGAGTCGCTCGCTCGACAAGTTAAAAACCtgaccgaggaagaagaaagaaggtcAAATGTGCCGACGTCGGTTGATTTTTGCTGCTATATTTGATTGCTTGTCGTGTCGTCACGCCAGGATCACCACTAGGGAAGCAAGGCAAGCACTGTAAAAAGGGCGCTAGTGGGGTCGTGCGTTTTGGCGTGTTTAATTACCGGCAGATggggaagggaagaaaaagCAGGGAGGCAAGCGTaaaacaagaagaagggagagtTAAAGGAAGCAAAAGATTGCGATGGAGCTTGTTTTTCTTTGCCGAGGTAGATTTTTGTTAttgtttcttttcccttctcttttttagctttttcaATAGCGCATGTACAGAGTCaaatgtgatgtgatgcttTGCCGATGCCTCGTGTTGCTGGTGGAGCCACTGGATGTTTGTCTCAGTCGATAGAGAATGATGTCTTATTAGAGGGACAACgatgagaagaggaagaataAAAAGGTGGGCAAACAGGTTCTGGGGAGAACAAGGCTAATAAatcatggatgggatgggatggtccAGGGAGGGGGAAGGGGATCACAGTcacagtccagtccagtctggagatggaggcgtTACGTAGGCTCCCGTggtccatcaccaccaaagaCTCTGTGTGAATGGCACTAAAAAGCCTGGTTCACCGCACAGAGCCCATGATGCTTTCCAGGgccaagagagagagggtggGGAGACGGGCGGGACTCTCTCGTCTCCCCTCCAGGTGGAACAGACCCATCGCTCCAATGCCTGGGCGATGACGACACTGGCGGCGATTTTCGAccagggaggaggaggaagctcaGCTTGCTGCTGTCCCCCCGACattatccatccatccaggcTAGCGCAGAGCAAAGAAGAAACGCGTAGCTTCGCTGATGTCATTGCATCCgagttgatgatgccgacgATACAGTTGTTTGTCCTTGAGATCTTGTCGATTATGAGGCGACAAAGTATTGCCAAGAAGCTGAGCATCAAGACACACAAGCTCAGTCGTACGTGTTAGTCTCTATTCATGTGATTGCGTCGACATGCAATGTTTTCCACCCCCAAGCTCCAGCCAATAACCTTTTTGATTCTTGCTCGTCTCGGTCAAACAGATGGATTGGCTTCAAGTTGGTATCACCCATCTTGCCCGTTTGACAGCTGCCGATCGAGACTTGAAGCGCTCAGCTGAACAAGACGGGATGAAAGTCTGTGCAAAAAAGTTCGGAACCTCCCCCCTCCGGCGCCGACTTTTTTCATTGCCGACGTCACATCTCCACAAGCGCCCTTTTTTTTACCCTCGGCGCCATCTCGCCCCGGCCCACGAGATCTTCAGATGGAAAGTCCTTCTTTTTTCCATCATAAGAGATTCAGGTCAGGTCACACGGGGGGTCTTGTTTCGTAGATCCCTGCCAAGCCACGTCGACCGCCCCCCTCCTTCCCCCCCGCCAGTTGTCCTCCAATCCAACAGTGAGGAATTCTCATCCTGTTGGCCCGGGATCATGTTGCAGCCAAGGCTACGGCCCTCCGCCGTCCTCCTCTCCACTCTAGCCCGCTCCGAAACCCGGACGCCGGCCGCCCGTCGATGGGCCTCCCTCCTTGTGCATCAGCACCTCACCGGCTCCGGCCCCGGCGCCTTTGTCCCCTATGACGACGCCGACGCCGCTCAGGAGAAGCTCCGCTCTCGCCTGCTCGCCTGGAAGACCCTCCCCGATGACGAACCGCCCCATCCGCATCTTTTGTCCTTCGAAGCTACCCCGACTCTGACCCTCGGCCGCCGTCAAACCGACCTGACACCAACCCAGGCCTCGCGGTTCCGTGCGCCCCTCCGGGTTGCCCTCCCGCACCGCCGTGATGCCGTCCCCGAGCAAACCTTCATCCCGGACGTAAGACAGACAGCCCGTGGTGGGTTGACCACCTACCACGGTCCGGGACAGCTAGTGCTGTGGCCGGTGCTGGACATGCACTCGCCGCTATACGCGCGGTACTCTGTGATGTCGTATGCGGCCCATCTCGAGGCCACGACACGGCGTCTGCTGGCCGACCTGTTCGGTCTACAGACATACACAACCCGCGACGAGCCCGGCGTCTGGGTCCCCACGCCGGAGGGGCAGCCGGCACGCAAGATCGCGGCCATGGGAGTGCACCACCGGCGGCACGTTACGGCGCTAGGCATTGCCGTCAACATTGATGTGCCCGTTGAGGGCCCCGAGGAGGTGAACCCGTGGGCACGGTTCGTGCCGTGCGGCCTTGAGGGCAAGCTCGTCACATCTGTGGCTGCAGAGCTAGGAGGGGGTCTAAAAGATTGGGACATGGCATCTTTGGCAACGCGGTGGGCGGAGCTGTTTGAGGAGGGCTTGGCGGATGAGACCAAGAGGGATGTGGAGGGAGAGGTGAATTCGGGTCTTCGCCGAGCAGTGATATAGCAGGGATGAAGATTTAATCTAGAGAGTATATATTTGACCCAAAGGTATCAGCTGAGCATATAGAAAGAGcctagtaattatttttaatagatatccctaagaatatatatgcCCTCTATATCTCTCTGATTTATACATATAACTTAAAGATATTGTTATATCTGATATTTGAGTTTATACTGACAATTCGTAACGCCCTCTAAGGCGATTAACTGCTCATGGAGAAAAACTCCCGCTGTTCTCGTAATATCTGCGTGCCGCATTAGATTAACCATCTCCTCTCACACCAATATTGTCAATCATCCAGCAAGCTCAAGCTGATTAACCAACCTGAACAACCACCTTTCCAGCTCATCTGGAGCATCTCAACTATAATCTTCCGCCGCATGCGCAACAGCGTCACAAAGGTACTACGTAGTAATtcccctctcctccagcAAGGTTTGATCATGCTCATGCTTTCAGTGAACTGACAGTTCCGGCCTCAAAACCAGCGCCTTGATGAGTTCGAAGTGCTGCAGGATCTCTCAGCATGTGGCGCAGGCCAAGGGGGTGGCTGGACGAGCGCAAAGGGGTCATGCGAGAGGAGCCTCATATCAAGCACGTTGCCTACAACACCTGCTCTATAGACCCAAGGTAACCCCATCTGATGCTTATAACGGCAAAACAACAAATTCTAGACCTTGGCTCGTCAGGTATCATTGAGCGCGTTTCCCCGGGCGTCGCTTTGAAACAGCCAATTGTATGTCTAGGCCAAACCGAAGTCGATGAACGGGTTGCCAATTGTTTTTCTGTCGAAAGGCAAATCCTAAAGCGACTCGGCCATCATCCCAGGATCGTAAGGTGATCTCGAAGCTGTAATTCCTAGTCGCAGAATGCCTGCTAACCTCTCTATAGATTCCTCGGGCTTCAGGGCGATGGTATTCTCCTAGCCGAGGCCAGTCATAGCAACCTCCAGGCTTACCTAGATAGCCACCCGTCCACGAGTCTTGGCCAGCGCCTGATCTAGTGTCGTCAATTTGCAGAGGCCATCGACTACATCCATAGCCGCGGCCTGGTCCACTCGGACCTTCGACCAGGCAATATACTCGTACATGAGACGACGACTACAGGCAGGTTTGCTAAAGTCGACGACAGGCTAGACTGGGAAGAGCGGATTGTGTACCCAAACTTCAAGGCGGGAAAGTTCCCCGACGTCAAGCAGCTGCCAGGGGGAAATGTTATACTCAAGTGCTGGATGAGGCAGTTTGCGACTGCACGAGACGCTCTGGCCGTACTAGAGGAGGCTCTGCCGGGgagctcaagctcgagcATCCACGATGGCTTGGATGACAGTACCAAAGAGGGGGGAACCCAAGAACTGTCAGATGATAGTCGGGACATTCAAGACATTGCGGCTTGAAACCTGCAACGCTGGTGGTCGGCTTGAAGCTGCCCCGCGGTCGGGCTgcgagatgaagagaagaagaaaaaaagcacCTTTGTCTCGAGTAAGATCCCACGAAGGCGACAAGATTGAATCTGTCGTACACGGGAGTGTGGCTCGGAAATCAGGAGGAGCACTGGCGGCAGATCCTGAGCCGTTCGCTCAACTTTGATTCCCCTCGCAAGATTATCACAGCCGTTCCTACCACTTGGACATGTCGCCATCAAGATTTGGCTTGCCCTGAATGGACCCAAGACTTTTGACGAGGTCGCTTACAGAGCAAAAAAGATCAAGGATTATTCAGATGGAGCATCATTTCTCGACCTGTTGTAGTATTTATCCAGGCCGCCGGCGACGAAAAGAAACTCGGCCCGCCGGCGCTCGTCAAACAAAAAGCCAAGACCGACTTTGAAAATCcatcaaaaaaaaaaaaaaaaaacagtcTCCGGGGAAGAAAATATCCATGCgagataagaaaaaaaaaatcatgGTACAAATGCCAAGACGATGCCTTCGAACTGGGAGACGAGCTTATCAAAGAACCATGGTCGTTCTTATCAAGCCTCCCCCATTCGTCCAACCTATTACCCCAGAGAATCTTGACAAAGCAAGACCAGCAACtgttttttctttattatctctAATCTCGCTGAATCACTCTTGATTGTCATTGAATTAAAGTGCCAAGCTAAACATGTGCGTGCAGCTCGACCCATGGTATTGGATGGATCTAGCGGAGAATAAACGCCATCAGCATCCACTCGCCCGCTCTGAGGCTCTCATGACAAAACACCACTCAAAGACCTTATCACTACCAAGAACCACCGTGCATTAGCACCTCTTCTGAGCAACAAACCTGCGGGGGGGAGGAATACCAAGCCCCGGATTGGACTTCTCCGGCATCGCACCCGTCGCGATGGTTCTTTATTCGCTTCCCCATCGCTTCCCCGGTGTCGTCTCCAGTTCCCCGGCGTGATCCTGAGTTCCCCGGCGGCGGCCTTCTGTCACCCCCTGTTCTTTGGGTGACTGATCGTCGTCTGCCCTCCTTATCTCATGTAACGATACTCCCAAGCCCTCAAAGGTGCTGCTGCAGGATGCTTCAACGCCTACGAGGCTTGGCTttgcttggccttgctgaTAGGGCTGGGGATACAATGTTCAAGCATGTGTAGAGTAGTATATATGGCGAGTGTTCCTGTCGGTCTACTTGAGGATCTACACTGCCAGCCACATCCTGTGAAGCTACAGAGCAAAGACTCCAAGTGATATCCACCAGCTTCTACAACATGGCTGGTTCTGGGACTCCAGCTCTGAGCCAGGGCGCCGGCTACGGCATCGTCCTGGGCGTCGGCCTCGCCTTTGCCGTCTTCATGGTCAGCCTCTTGTCTCGAAGACAATATCACAAGCTCACATATCGCAGATCAGCCTCACCCACATCCTCAAGCGCCACAACAATGAGGTCCAGACATCCGAGATGTTCAACACGGCCGGCCGCTCCATGAAGTCGGGActcgtcgccgccgccgtcgtctCCTCGTGGACATGGGCCGCCACCCTCCTGCAGAGTTCCGGTGTCTGCTACCGGTACGGCGTCTCGGGTCCGTTCTGGTATGCTTCCGGAGCGACTGTGCAGATTCTTCTCTTCGCCACCTTGGCCATCATGCTCAAGAAGCGTGCCCCTAACGCTCACACTTTTCTCGAGGTCATCAAGGCTCGCTATGGGACGCCTGCTCACTTCACGTTCATCGTCTTTGGCATCTTGACCAACGTGCTTGTGTCTCTGATGTTGATCTCTGGAGGTGCTGCAACCGTCAATGCTCTGACCGGCATGAACACTATCGCtgccatcttccttctccccGTGGGCGTCGTTGCTTATACCTTCATCGGAGGCCTCAAGGCCACTTTCATCACTGACTACATTCACGGCGGTGTtgtgctcatcatcat
The window above is part of the Fusarium falciforme chromosome 3, complete sequence genome. Proteins encoded here:
- a CDS encoding Protein kinase domain-containing protein, whose amino-acid sequence is MSASGSVPATPDDSSLKEFSTPASPGSEDSSEPSTPLESPSHDSPDELPRRMPSLRSVSDPPNMNPNSTAMGLLGMARHPVSTSSSFAGSGGASVENSIMAKARALHQQRMQKGMSPAGGGPMSPAGQSPTGSMSNGFPANLRMPPNMQRPSPVSHPRSAPILPKPSLSERRAKMGGGMGMKLSDMGGASPAPTTGMRRTGPPGKLSDITGDKPGQPQSNGTGPTGQGSKMDDFKKYIDTEKGWVTFDGAATITRTGVNFANGQTFSISLDEVETLAELGKGNYGTVYKVRHAKRRVPRFGQGLGGKPVPVQYSQSDPTPVRPAEDGADSEKSDGTTGTIMAMKEMRLELDDAKFTTILKELVILHECVSPYIIDFYGAFFQEGAVYMCIEYMDGGSIDKLYNGGIPENVLRKITYSTVMGLKSLKDEHSIIHRDVKPTNILVNTRGQVKICDFGVSGNLVASIARTNIGCQSYMAPERISGGGFAQAGNADGSYSVQSDVWSLGLTIIECAKGAYPYPPEVSSTIFSQLSAIVEGEPPAMPEEGYSDTAKDFVRACLHKIPMKRPTYAMMLKHAWLSEFSKPQTITEEAEEGDEVEKVAEAVGKIDLKSSTEDAEVAEWVNNVLRRKGEGLDSDGPARPALHTAPLDTVSPVSSPNNA
- a CDS encoding BPL/LPL catalytic domain-containing protein, whose amino-acid sequence is MLQPRLRPSAVLLSTLARSETRTPAARRWASLLVHQHLTGSGPGAFVPYDDADAAQEKLRSRLLAWKTLPDDEPPHPHLLSFEATPTLTLGRRQTDLTPTQASRFRAPLRVALPHRRDAVPEQTFIPDVRQTARGGLTTYHGPGQLVLWPVLDMHSPLYARYSVMSYAAHLEATTRRLLADLFGLQTYTTRDEPGVWVPTPEGQPARKIAAMGVHHRRHVTALGIAVNIDVPVEGPEEVNPWARFVPCGLEGKLVTSVAAELGGGLKDWDMASLATRWAELFEEGLADETKRDVEGEVNSGLRRAVI